GTAGGATCCTCAATATGTCCTGGTTGGTCTTCTTCTGATTCTCTCAGGATTTCAGTATCTGAATCAGTCAACAAGGTATAATCAGGTATAGTCTTATGTGGAGTAAAATCTATACATGGGTATCTTTGAAATTTTATGTGATAAATATTGATGCCTACACTTGGATGTGAGTATCCTAGCACAAGAACTGTAATTTTGAATACTACCATATCATTTGTCATGGCTAATAGCATTGCCTGTGCTTCTGAGTTCTATAATAAGCAGTATCTTTTGTACATTCTGAAAGTATAATTCTGGTGGTAGCAAATGTCACATGATAAGGAAGTTATGGCATAAAGAGGATTATGCAGTATAACTTTACATATGgagattattttttattttgcatTCCCTACATCTATAGGTCCTATAAGTTGTCCGAGTTACTTCATATTCCTTCATGTTATTGCAGGCTGTAGCAATGGTCAAGATGACACCTGCTAACAAAAATAGGTTATGGGCACTGGAACTCGAACACAGTGGAGGAACTACAACTAAGAAGAAGGGTAGCAAGCAGATGGACaagtatgaaattattttgatctTCCAGGATAAGTAGAATTTGACTTATGTCTGATGGGGATAGTTAATTCTTACTGTTTCACGTATATGATTCTAAAGTTATGCTAAATAGTAGCACAGGCCACATTTCTATGGCAGAAAATGTTGGAAGATCTTAGCAAAGAACTTGAACTGGACATAAAAGGAGCTCAAAAACCTGTCATCTGGGAACTTATTGGTGTTTGTTTTGTCCTTCTACCTTACACTATAGGCAAGGTTAGACTAACTGTCATATTGTAGTTTAATTTATGGCCTCAACCTtctacaaggaaaaaaaaaaatgaaaagaacagCTTAAATTGATTCCTATATTTTTGTTGTATCCGAAAACAATGCTCACTTCAGATATGATATTCAAGTTTTGTATAATGTTCTGTCAGCACAGCTATTATTGTGACATGGCTGTTGGTTCTGGAGATACAAAGTGAAACAGGCTCCATATTCTTGGGAAGATGCATCTTACCTAACACAAAGGTCCCTAGGAGTGCCTCTTGATGCGTGGAAAAGTGTTGGTAATCATACCTTATCTTATCCTTAGTCGAACtgccttcttttccttttccatgCTACTATAAAGTACAATACATTAAGTTGTTAGGGCAGTAAACAAGCTTGATTTACTTGTCGTTTATTATTTCACCAAATGGTTGTATTTCTATGTTTTTTAGATGAATCGATGAAGGATGATCTTGTTCAGAGACGACTATGGGAGAAGTCAAACTTAGAGAGGTGCCTTGCAGAAATGTGCAAAGAATCTAAGCGTAGAGAAGATAGCAGATTTTGCTGCATTGCTATCTCTTGTTCTTCAAATACTGACAACACATCTCTTTTTGGTGGAAGTAGTCTGATATATTAGAGTTCAcccaaatttttacaaaattatgTGATTTCTGGAGTTGATCTATATCTGAAGGCAGAGCAAGATTATTGTTGCCACTTACCAAATATGTATCTGTAAACattgaaatatgaaattaattccaAGGAGGAGCTTATACAGATGTTCGGTGAGGTCTTATTATCATAAAGATGTTATGCGAGATTATGTTATCAGCATTAATTCAACCAAGTTTTGAGAATTTCGTCATGTAATTGTCGTATCCACATTCCACAGGGCAGACGCTTTGACGCGAGTAAGCTATTGTGAAAATAAACCAGTGACCCTTTCAGATTTTTCATACTTTCCCACTTAACCATTGCCATGCGAGGAACAGATCATCCAGCACAAGCTAATTGATGGTTCTGAACATACTATTTGCTATTCTCTCTCAGCACTTGGAAAAATTCCTCAGGTCTTGGTTATACGTGGAGAGCGCGTCAGGGTTGGCATTAGATCCTGCTTGAACCAGtctccatttatgcatttcttgaAGCTTGACTAATCTGATTGATAAATTTGGATTCTTCATAGACCACCACTGCCCATTTCTTTTGGGGCTTGTCATTCAGAGGCCATTAAAGAATTATCTGGGCCAAGAGAAGtctcaaattttttaatgaaaagtTGATGTAACAATTGCTTCATGTTGAACACTTTACAATGAATAAGACATTAAATTTGATGAAACCATTGCTTCTTTACATTAAATAAGgcaacaaatttaataaaatggCTAAttctttattaaataattttttaaaaaatataatttatcacgttatttataaattaaataaataaaacataaataataTGGAGTgaattaattgattttattgacaAATAACGTGATAAATTGAATCTAtctaaaccttttttttttttgagaatatGATAATATTTTGAAGTAGACAATCCTTTATTTTGAATGAAACAGTGAATTAATTTGATGAACGCCTGATTTTATCATGTAACTATTGTTGTTGTTTTCAAAAGGTTTACGTAATAATGTTTTTAATTAgacaataaatttaatgaaacaactgtttctttatttgaaataaatatgAAGGAAACGTATTATTTTCTTATCATTAAGAAAAGTTAATACAATAATCTCTTATTTGTAATTAAATAGATCCATGCATATAAAGCAAGAAACGTTTGTTTCATTTAATGTGTTTCTTTATACtgaaaataaaatgataataaagTAGTAAAGATAAATATGAAAAAATCAATAAATATGAAAAAGCATGTGTTAAAAGATTTATTtctttcaataggtgtctatctaTTTTTGGGTAGCTGGAGTAGTTCTTCGAAATTTTACGTCGGTTATTGACAATATATATGTGTGATATAAAATTTAGCATGTTTCGACAAAATTATCATGATTATATTAAAGGGTGTATACCTTTCCTATTTCGTGTGCCTGTACGTTATTTTTTCACAAGAAAAATTTATACATAAGATATAGATATTATTTtgtgatgtaattaaaattttatatatatcattGAAAATGTACTAAAGGATTAATgagtttgaattcaatagtattaaaattatctttaaaattgtgagattttgagttttaaatttaacggaataaataaaaaaatacaaaatttgaagaaaataaagGAGAAGATCATTGCAGATAGAAATAAGAACAAAGGTATATCTCTCGACAGATTACAAATGTGACACACATTCATGGGTGGCAGAAGAAAGAATCTCAACCCTTCTATAAAGAGTGCTCTTCATTACCAATCTTTCCATCTCATTTCAAATTAAACTTCACATTAACCATCATTATATATCGCAACTACAAGCAAAACCTGCCCTTCACTAACAAAAATAGTCTCTCCATCGCTTCACCTCCTCTCTGCCACCAACGCTATTTTCAATGGATGTCTTCTTTGAAACGCTAAGAGGCATACCATTCTCCATTGAAGTGGGTTTCTTTGACACAGTCCTAGAGATCAAAGAAAAGGTTCACAAATACCAAGGCATACCCATAAACaagcaaaccctagttttcaatggCCAAGTCCTTCAGGATAATTGTGATGTGGAATACTATGAAATCCTTCAAAACTCTCACATTCAGCTCCACATAGCTCCAGATAATAACGATAATATGCCTCAAATCAAGATTGAAGAATCCTCAtcttccaacaaaattcaactcaACATCAAAATACCATCCTCTAAAATGCTTGTCCCTCTAGAGATGGATGTAGATGATACTATCCTACATTTAAAAGAGAAGATACATAAGATGGAGCCTATTCCAATCCAGAGGCTAATCCTTCAATCCAACGATAGAGAATTGCAGGATAATTGGTCTTTACATGAGTGTAAGCTAATGGATGATAGTGAAATTGACTTGAACATAAGGTCATCATCCATTGATTCAGGGACAGTGTTGACAGGGGCCACCACTAGAACCAAGAAGTTGAAGCTGATGGTGCTGCCTAAGCCTGGGACTAAGAAGATAGCGGTGGAAGTGAACGCATCAGACAATGTTGCGGAGCTAAGAAAAGAGCTGCAAAAGTTGAACCAGACACCAGAAGGCTACTTTTTCACATACAAACAGAATGTGATGGATGATGATAGGTCCTTTAGGTGGCATCATGTTTGCCAAGGTGATACAATTGAGATATTCAATGGAAGCGTTACAGGTGGATCCTAAATCTCATGTACTGTGTTAGTTGGTTAATTTCATGGGGTAGGGTCTTTTTGTTATGTTGTGTGCAACATCATGCATCAGTTATGTAGGAATAGCATCAATTTTATTGTACCATTTATTATCTTTTACCTTTTCTTTCAAATTAATGTAGCTGTTTGCTTTAGTAATACATATATTTCAAGTTTGTCATTTCTTAAAAGATTATTTGATGCAATCATTGTACATATAATGATTATAATGATATCGTTatacatatattatataatttttcgtTTATCAAACATTATATAATAGAATCTCTTGATTTCAAAGAAAGATACAGTTAGTTGAGATTTGAATTGATTCTTGATCTCTTTTATTAGGAAATAAGTAATTTAAACAGCAATGAATTATGTTTCATTGCCGACCTCACCTTGGGTCTTGAGAGGAGGAAATGCATCTATCAACAGCTTTTATTCGGTGTATATTTACATGATATGATAGTGCGAGGGGTAGTTATGGTTCTAAAACCATCGGTTCAaggttaatgaaattatgaacttGAATCAAATTGTCATATAATGGTTTGAAAAATGGTTCTAAACTGTCAATTCCGATTTGAGTCCCAATTTAAAACGGTTTGAAAGGCGGTTCCGACGGTGTAAGATGGTTTAGAGGATAGTTTAAGGGTGATTtagacaaaaaaattaaaaatcttttttattaatttagaattatgttatatttgtaaaaattttttaatttttcttggaaatctcttaatcaaaataaaataaaatttatttatctttaagaaaaatttaataagaaaagactttgagttgattaaaaaattagagatgaaattaatttttttttaagaaattaaaaaaaaagtacatGATCTTAATTTTGCCTACGCATCATCTTGgaatatcaagaaatcaaagtTTTCAATTCTATTGCTTATCCTTTTTTGCTAAAAATCATATGataaaatttgataattaaaaaaaagcacaaaagataaaaaaaataaaataaaggtattgaaaattttattgaaaatataaaCTAATAATAGAGTAATTaaaatagtattaaaaatttcaatgagtttataaaataataaagtagaaaaattgagagagtattgagATTTAAAAAGAGTGCATAAAATAATTACTTATAGAATTGAGAGAAATTAAGAGAGTATTGAAAATTAATTAGAGTGCAGAGAATAATTGTGCAGATAATTTGAgatttaaataaatgaattaggagtgggatgagatatttattaaattattttatatttaaattgactGTTTAGTCTGATTTAGAACCGCCTGTTCAATATGGTTCAGAGTCGTCGGTTCACAATTCCTTAAAAATATGAATCTGAACAAGATCGTAAAAAGACGATTTTGGTCTAGTTTGAAGTTGGTTCCGATTTTAATAGGTTTCGGTCTGATTTTGATTGAGCAGGTTCTAGTTCGATTTCGGTTCGAAACTGAATTGTGGCCACCTTAGATAGTGCTACTCTTGTGGGCTTTTGGTGGGCTGGGCTTGTAGGCCTTTTTTGAGCGATAGATTGGGATTTTCTTTATGGGTTTGGCCTCATTTATATTTTACCTGCAGACAAGTTCTGTTCTTGCAAAATtgattgaaatttattattattattaaattaaataaatcttgATGGGTGCAAAATGTGCATTAAATAATTTGAACGAGCATATATTTACACCCATTAGAAAAATCATTATTATTACTTGACTAAGGGctctataatttaattttttttttttataatcaacATGCAAAGCACCGATCTTAACAATATATTTACCACATATGATTTAATGATAATTTAAACAATGAGAGGGAGAATACATGAGGTAATTAAATCTAACATTGAAACTTATAAAAGGGTCAATCAATCTTGAAATATATTAAGTGTATGAATAGGGTAATATTGTAAaagtataataataatttatatagaaaaaaaaaataatttgttgGAATCAGCTTTCATGTAATATTAGGTGGCACACAGTTTTTCTAAATTTAAAGACTAAGTATACGTCTAACCATGTACAACAATAAATGAGAAGTCAAGACACGTTTAAAGACTAAGTATATATAAAGAAACAATTCTTAGATAAGTTGATCCACATTTATCATTATTAGTGTATGTGAAAAGTTTTCAATAATTTCGTGATTTAGATGGTGTatattgtccaataaaattaattaaagggcaattgtgtaaaaaaaaaatccaaattagCTTTGTAATTTTGAGTGTCAAATAAGGTTAGAAGTTTTTATTAATGGCCTAATCCCTTCATACTCTGTCAGAATTAAAGCGATTATCTTTCATGGCTTGTTGAAGAGAGGATTGTTGAAGAGAGTGGATGAATTAttgtattatttttaaaaataggtgttCAAATAGAAAAGAATTAAATATTCCATCCTATTTCTGTTAGGAGTTCAGATGCAAATATTTTGGGTTCCTGCCTTCTGTGCGACATGCCCTTTGATGATTATTCTCCACGTTGCAGATGCTCTTATTGTAGAATGCTTGTTTTGGTCTGTGATAGTTGCCAGATGAAGGAAATTGTTTATGTTTGTGAGTTATGCCAGAAACATGACAAGGTTGTTAGCTTAATTCTGTCAACTGAACATAGTAAGCCAAAGGAAACAATGCAGATAGTAAACTTGCATGCATTTGTAGAATATCAGATTGAACAAAAGAGAAACAGCAGAAATCGAGACCAGCACAACAGAATAGAGGAAAAAGTTTCTAACTTCTTATTATCATATTAACCTCTAAAATACACAGCAATATATAGAAAAAACTTAGCAGTAATCTGTTGCAACAGATTTGCTCCATATCTGCACAAACAACAATTACTCCTACGAAATAGGCACTAACTATTGACCAAGcaataataagaaaaaataaataaaacaaatttaaaacaAGTTTAACTACTACAATCACCCCCTTAAACTTGTTTAACACCAATTCTATCTCTCAGCTCATTGAACCTCTGCCGTGCTAACGGCTTTGTTAACAAATCAGCAACCTGTACTTCAGTCTTTACATATTCAAGCTGTATATCTCCACGTTGAACACAATCACGAATAAAATGAATTCTTGTGTCAATATGCTTACTTCTATCGCGAAAAACTGGATTATAGGCTAGTGATATGGCTGATTTGTTGTCAACCTTCAACACTGGTTTGACTTTATCATCACCTCTCAATTCTGCAATTATCTTTTTGAGCCATATCCCTTGACAAGCTCCACTTGTTGCTGCTATGTACTCAGCTTCACAAGAAGATAACGCAACAATTCTTTGCTTGTGTGAGACCCATGTGATCGGGCTTTCTCCAAAGAAAAATATAATCCCTGAAGTACTCTTCCTGTCATCCGTATCTCCTGCAAGGTCATTATCACTAAAGCCTACAAgttcttctttttcttgattCTTTTTGTAGACAATTCCCATTCCAATAGTGCCTCTCACATACCTCAGTATCTGTTTCACAGCACTCATATGTGTCACCGTTGGTGTGTCCATGTATCGGCTGACAACACCAACGGAGTACGCAAGATCAGGACGTGTGTTTACCAAGTAACTCAAGCTGCCGATAATTCTTCTATACTCAGTGGCATCAACAAATGGTTCACCATCTTGTTTTTTTAGCTTACATTTCGGCTCCATTGGAACACGGCTGCTGTTGCAATTAAGCATCCCTGTTTTTTCAAGAATCTTGCTCGCATAACCTGCTTGACAAAGGGATATACAATCTGGAGTTTGTTTTACCTCAATCTCAAGATAATAACTCAGCAGCCCCAAGTCACTCATCTCGAACATCCTCATCATCTCTTGTTTGAAACTTTCAATATGTTTTCCATTTGAGCCGGTGAGAATTAAGTCGTCGACATAAACTCCCACAACAGTAACGTCATCCTCTTCCTTCTTCATATAAAGAGCATGCTCAAAAGGACACCTATGAAAACCAAATGACTTTAAGCTATGATCTAACTTGGTGTTCCAGGCCCTAGGTGCTTGTTTTAAGCCGTATAATGCCTTGTGTAACCGCAGCACTTTCTGTGGATTTGTTTTGTCGACAAAACCATCTGGTTGACTCACATACACCTCCTCTTCTAACTCTCCGTTTAAGAACGCAGTCTTCACATCCAGGTGGTGAACTCTCCACTTTTTTTGAGCTGCATAAGCAAGAATAGTTCTAACAGTTTCTATTCTTGCTACAGGAGCAAAAACTTCCTTATAATCAACACCATATTTCTGCACATAGCCCTTCGCCACCAAACGGGCTTTGTGTTTAATAATCTTGCCGTTTGGATCCTTCTTCAATTTGAAGACCCATTTGAGTCCCACTGCTCTTTGGTTCTTCGGCAAATCAGAGAATTCCCAGGTTCCATTCTTTTGAATTGAATCAATTTCAGACTCCATCGCACGTCTCCAGTTTTCGTCACCAACTGCTTCTTCGTATCGTGTTGGTTCCTCCATTGATAAGAAACACAACCCGACTTCTTCATCTACTTCTCTGGTCTCATTGTAAATTTCTTGCAATGATAGAAATTTCCGTGGTGGAGTTGAACTCGAATCTGAACCTGTACCTGTAGTGTTCGAAGAAGATGACTGAATTAGAGGGTAATTAATTTCTGAATTTGGTATACCTGAAGAAGAGGATGGCGTAGATGGAGTGCGAAACGCATCCACTGCTTCGGGTATACCAGCACCCCCCAATTCTTTTACTTGTACTATAAATGTTTCAGTACAATCAGACTCCTCTTTTTGTTTGCTGTTCTACCATGGCCAGCTTGCTCCTTCTTCGAAAACTACATCTCTGCTTATGAGAACTTTCCCCTTTCTAGGATCAAACACCCTGTACGCCTTTGAACCTTCTTCGTAACCTAGCAAAACTCCCTTTAAGCTCCTGTCTTCAAGCTTCATTTGATGAGATGACATGACCTTGATATGAACAAGACATCCAAATACACGCAGATGTTGTATATTTGGTATCTTATCATACTAAGCTTGGTAGGGTGTCATTCCTTCAACACTCTTGGTTGGGCACCTGTTCAATAAAAACACAGAGGTTCTTACCGCCTCACCCACAAATTTGCTGGCACATTTTTGCTTTTCATAATGCTTCGTGTCATCTCCATAACGGTTTGATTTCTCCTTTCTACGACTCTGTTCTGCTGTGGGGAATATGGCGCTGTCAATTGCCTTTTGATTCCTTCTTCAtcacaaaatttttttaattcagtTGAGAGAAACTCTCCCCCTCGATCTATTCTGAAACACTTCAGTTTCTTTTCTGTTTCAATTTTAGCTGTCTTCTTAAATTTCTTGAACGCTTCGAAAGCCTCATGTTTGCCTTTCAACAAGAAAACCCACATGTATCGTGAATAATAGTCAACTAGAAGCAAAAAGAATTTGTTACCTCCTGGAGTTGTTAGTGTAATTGGGCCGCAGAGATCTCTATACACCAATTCAAGTTTTTCTTTTGCTCTATACATCGCAGCATGTGGAAAGGCTTTCCGATGTTGTTTCCCCATAGTACAACCATCACAGATTTGATTTGGGAGCGAGATGTCTGGTAAACCTTGTACCATTTTTTCTTTGGACAGCTTCTTCAACGCCTGGAAATTTAAGTGACCATATCTCCCGTGCCATAGCCAACTCGACTCTGTTATGCTTGTCATCAAGCATACTTTTTTGGCAATCTGTAGATCTGCAATAAACAATCTGTTTTGTTGTCTTCTCACCTTGATTATGAGTCTATTTGAGTTATCATAGACCCTCAAGGCT
The sequence above is a segment of the Hevea brasiliensis isolate MT/VB/25A 57/8 chromosome 11, ASM3005281v1, whole genome shotgun sequence genome. Coding sequences within it:
- the LOC110633214 gene encoding ubiquitin domain-containing protein 7SL RNA1-like; translation: MDVFFETLRGIPFSIEVGFFDTVLEIKEKVHKYQGIPINKQTLVFNGQVLQDNCDVEYYEILQNSHIQLHIAPDNNDNMPQIKIEESSSSNKIQLNIKIPSSKMLVPLEMDVDDTILHLKEKIHKMEPIPIQRLILQSNDRELQDNWSLHECKLMDDSEIDLNIRSSSIDSGTVLTGATTRTKKLKLMVLPKPGTKKIAVEVNASDNVAELRKELQKLNQTPEGYFFTYKQNVMDDDRSFRWHHVCQGDTIEIFNGSVTGGS